One region of Triticum aestivum cultivar Chinese Spring chromosome 6B, IWGSC CS RefSeq v2.1, whole genome shotgun sequence genomic DNA includes:
- the LOC123134332 gene encoding histone-lysine N-methyltransferase, H3 lysine-9 specific translates to MAGSAAQAPTQTGRTRPIPTALVPAAVVLAVVVGVLSLLPSVAQAVWELPHLFLLGLVISYGVFAQHKNGAAAGDGGDAAKDGARAWNSRYHPDDPLVVVAPDHAAADDGDDGAGGRPFSLPVRRLKTVVEEPTEAGGASGESVGEETDSSESTAGFWAGAPAAPSPPSVLDAFDSRKFNAATPPSVVQKEFPGYDSGSPRDQSSCNEEEEEEEVEEEEEEEGTDWEEDADGSDEMTAASSERSFPGDFVACRNRRYDGSGDGESMDEELVELATRPGPEGADEVDRKADEFIAKFREQIRRQRL, encoded by the coding sequence ATGGCCGGCTCGGCAGCCCAAGCTCCCACACAGACGGGCCGAACGAGGCCGATTCCCACGGCGCTCGTTCCTGCGGCCGTGGTGCTCGCCGTCGTCGTCGGCGTACTTTCCCTGCTGCCCTCCGTGGCCCAGGCGGTGTGGGAGCTgccccacctcttcctcctcggcctCGTCATCTCCTACGGCGTCTTCGCCCAGCACAAGAACGGCGCCgccgcgggcgacggcggcgatgccGCCAAGGACGGCGCCCGGGCGTGGAACTCTCGGTACCATCCCGACGACCCGCTCGTCGTGGTCGCGCCCGACCACGCGGCGGCcgatgacggggacgacggcgcggGCGGGAGGCCGTTCTCCTTGCCGGTGCGGAGGCTGAAGACGGTCGTGGAAGAGCCGACCGAAGCCGGTGGCGCCAGCGGAGAGAGCGTTGGCGAAGAGACGGACAGCTCCGAGTCCACGGCAGGATTCTGGGCCGGCGCGCCCGCCGCTCCTTCGCCGCCCTCTGTCCTTGACGCCTTTGACTCGCGGAAGTTCAATGCCGCGACGCCGCCGTCAGTCGTGCAGAAGGAGTTCCCGGGTTACGATTCCGGGTCGCCTCGTGACCAGTCGTCGTgtaacgaggaggaagaggaggaggaggtggaggaggaggaggaggaggagggcaccGATTGGGAAGAGGATGCTGATGGGTCGGATGAGATGACCGCCGCGTCGTCGGAAAGGTCGTTCCCCGGCGACTTCGTTGCCTGTCGCAACCGTCGCTACGACGGCAGCGGGGATGGCGAGTCTATGGACGAAGAACTTGTCGAGCTGGCCACCAGGCCGGGACCGGAGGGGGCGGACGAGGTGGACAGGAAGGCCGACGAGTTCATCGCCAAATTCAGGGAGCAGATCAGACGGCAGAGATTGTAG